A single window of Electrophorus electricus isolate fEleEle1 chromosome 16, fEleEle1.pri, whole genome shotgun sequence DNA harbors:
- the LOC118242667 gene encoding CMRF35-like molecule 1 → MWTLILVLSSLFPAVTAAVTTVTGYKGRSVQIRCPYKSGYETHLKYLCRGECYTFQTKDIPVDSKTAKDKSDDTAARVFTVTITDLRSVDGGKYWCATEQTLRDDYTEILLVVKVGE, encoded by the exons ATGTGGACACTTATACTCGTCTTGTCCAGTCTATTCCCAG ctgTAACTGCTGCTGTAACTACAGTAACTGGATACAAGGGCCGTTCAGTTCAGATCAGATGCCCCTATAAGTCTGGATATGAAACCCACTTGAAGTACCTCTGCAGAGGAGAGTGTTATACTTTCCAGACTAAAGACATCCCTGTTGATTCTAAAACTGCTAAAGACAAGAGTGatgacacagcagccagagtcttcactgtcaccatcactgatctgagatcagtggaTGGAGGAAAATACTGGTGTGCGACAGAGCAGACACTGCGTGATGACTACACAGAGATTCTGTTAGTGGTTAAAGTGGGTGAGTGA
- the LOC113591737 gene encoding CMRF35-like molecule 8 isoform X1 has protein sequence MKTLLMFSFYLISVTGDSTNEVTAYSGGGIRIKCKYDDGHETNKKYFCKGESTPCADQIKTGAKHTWVHEGRFSVHDNTSAKVFWVVMRNLTVEDSGTYQCGVDIERWTDTYRPVKLKVNADTPMNVTVSHSTYTPPTPDPSTSVYTESTWSTGAHTVNDVNLQSNSPSLHGSTYCQQL, from the exons ATGAAGACCCTCCTCATGTTCAGCTTTTACCTGATCTCAG TGACAGGAGACTCCACCAATGAAGTGACAGCATATTCAGGAGGAGGAATCAGgatcaaatgcaaatatgacGACGGacatgaaacaaacaagaaatattTCTGCAAGGGTGAAAGTACACCATGTGCTGACCAAATTAAAACAGgagccaaacacacatgggTGCATGAAGGCAGATTCTCTGTGCATGATAATACCAGTGCTAAAGTCTTCTGGGTGGTCATGAGAAACCTCACAGTGGAGGACTCTGGAACCTACCAGTGTGGAGTGGATatagagagatggacagacacatacagaccaGTGAAACTGAAGGTGAACGCAG acACACCTATGAATGTTACTGTCTCACACTCCACCTACACCCCTCCAACACCTGATCCCAGCACATCGGTGTATACTGAGTCCACATGGTCAACTGGAG CTCACACAGTAAATGATGTAAACCTCCAAAGCAACAGTCCCTCACTCCATG gtTCCACTTATTGTCAGCAACTATGA
- the LOC113591737 gene encoding CMRF35-like molecule 8 isoform X2 has protein sequence MKTLLMFSFYLISGDSTNEVTAYSGGGIRIKCKYDDGHETNKKYFCKGESTPCADQIKTGAKHTWVHEGRFSVHDNTSAKVFWVVMRNLTVEDSGTYQCGVDIERWTDTYRPVKLKVNADTPMNVTVSHSTYTPPTPDPSTSVYTESTWSTGAHTVNDVNLQSNSPSLHGSTYCQQL, from the exons ATGAAGACCCTCCTCATGTTCAGCTTTTACCTGATCTCAG GAGACTCCACCAATGAAGTGACAGCATATTCAGGAGGAGGAATCAGgatcaaatgcaaatatgacGACGGacatgaaacaaacaagaaatattTCTGCAAGGGTGAAAGTACACCATGTGCTGACCAAATTAAAACAGgagccaaacacacatgggTGCATGAAGGCAGATTCTCTGTGCATGATAATACCAGTGCTAAAGTCTTCTGGGTGGTCATGAGAAACCTCACAGTGGAGGACTCTGGAACCTACCAGTGTGGAGTGGATatagagagatggacagacacatacagaccaGTGAAACTGAAGGTGAACGCAG acACACCTATGAATGTTACTGTCTCACACTCCACCTACACCCCTCCAACACCTGATCCCAGCACATCGGTGTATACTGAGTCCACATGGTCAACTGGAG CTCACACAGTAAATGATGTAAACCTCCAAAGCAACAGTCCCTCACTCCATG gtTCCACTTATTGTCAGCAACTATGA
- the LOC113591738 gene encoding uncharacterized protein LOC113591738 yields the protein MNLEVLTDTCCVKSWTMTGFLKESVSIYCGYPEEYKTKWKYLYKLKGHSTDEVIYVHAGQSYENNSFSIYDDTHSNVFIVSIHNLAEVDGGVYLCGVYIHISYISTLTTVQLHVTDKVGSARVTVCPGDRAIIRCKQSTDRSKSKFICKESHGECAEKMFTKVPDEWHKNRVFSLYDDTSGGSLMVFIKDPSEKNYRCGVDESQFNDQYTEVKIEVKGDFLLGEDYLRCWLYR from the exons ATGAACTTGGAAGTTCTTACTG ATACTTGTTGTGTGAAATCATGGACAATGACTGGCTTTCTGAAAGAGTCAGTATCCATCTACTGTGGCTACCCAGAGGAGTATAAAACCAAATGGAAATATTTGTATAAACTAAAAGGCCACTCAACTGATGAGGTGATTTATGTTCATGCTGGACAGTCATATGAAAATAATTCATTCTCCATTTATGatgacacacactcaaatgtgtTCATTGTGAGCATCCATAATTTGGCTGAGGTAGATGGAGGAGTTTATTTATGTGGAGTGTACATCCACATCAGCTACATCTCCACACTCACAACTGTCCAGCTACATGTAACAG ATAAAGTGGGGTCAGCCAGAGTCACAGTCTGCCCAGGAGATCGTGCCATTATAAGATGCAAACAGTCTACAGATAGATCCAAATCCAAGTTCATCTGTAAGGAATCCCATGGGGAATGTGCAGAGAAAATGTTCACTAAGGTTCCAGATGAATGGCATAAAAACAGGGTTTTTTCTCTGTACGACGACACCAGTGGAGGATCCTTGATGGTTTTCATCAAAGACCCGTCAGAGAAGAATTACAGGTGTGGAGTGGATGAGTCTCAGTTTAATGATCAGTACACAGAAGTAAAAATAGAGGTAAAAGGAG ATTTCTTGTTGGGGGAAGATTACCTCAGATGCTGGTTATATCGGTGA